A genomic window from Deltaproteobacteria bacterium includes:
- a CDS encoding branched-chain amino acid ABC transporter permease, whose protein sequence is MYNSEIILQTVISGLLMGCIYALVAVGLCLIWGLMEIVNFAHGEMLMLGMFTSFWMFTLYHIDPMLSLPLCLVILFLIGVGTYFIIIKKILKAPFLAQILATFGLGIFLRYLAQFLWTPDFRMIKNPALAGRISLGGIFIGVPELTASIITVLSFLLLYWFINKTEIGTAILATSEDREAASLMGINSDKMFALGWGIGAACLGVAGALMSNFYYIFPEVGFPFALIAYVAVALGGFGSIPGSFVAGIIIGLVEFLGGLFIAPAFKYTFVFIIYLLVVFIRPQGLWGRY, encoded by the coding sequence ATGTATAATTCAGAAATCATCCTCCAGACCGTGATCAGTGGTTTGTTGATGGGTTGTATTTACGCCTTGGTTGCCGTCGGCCTTTGCTTGATCTGGGGTCTGATGGAAATCGTTAATTTCGCCCATGGCGAGATGCTCATGCTCGGGATGTTCACTTCTTTCTGGATGTTTACCCTTTACCATATCGACCCCATGCTCTCTTTGCCCCTGTGCTTGGTTATCCTTTTTTTAATCGGGGTGGGCACCTATTTCATCATTATCAAAAAGATTCTCAAAGCGCCTTTCTTGGCCCAGATTTTAGCTACTTTCGGGCTGGGGATTTTCTTGCGCTACCTGGCCCAATTCCTGTGGACGCCTGATTTCAGGATGATCAAAAACCCTGCTCTGGCCGGCCGGATTAGTTTGGGCGGTATCTTTATCGGCGTTCCCGAACTCACCGCCAGCATCATCACCGTCCTCTCTTTTTTACTGCTCTACTGGTTCATCAATAAGACGGAGATCGGCACCGCGATATTAGCGACCAGCGAGGACCGCGAAGCTGCCTCCCTGATGGGTATCAACAGCGACAAAATGTTCGCTCTCGGATGGGGAATTGGTGCCGCCTGTTTGGGGGTGGCCGGAGCTCTGATGTCCAATTTTTATTACATCTTTCCCGAGGTAGGCTTCCCCTTTGCCTTGATCGCTTATGTGGCCGTAGCCCTCGGGGGATTTGGCTCCATTCCTGGATCTTTTGTCGCCGGGATTATCATCGGTCTGGTGGAGTTTTTGGGGGGTCTTTTTATTGCTCCGGCTTTTAAATACACCTTTGTTTTTATCATTTATCTCCTGGTAGTCTTCATCCGGCCCCAGGGTCTGTGGGGGAGATACTAA
- a CDS encoding ABC transporter substrate-binding protein — protein sequence MKKSFFVFPIILLLLVTLPVTVSAADVKIGVIYPMSGPTAQAGVDDKHAIELALDIINTDKYKHLNLPLSKTVGLPNLKGAKMSVTIADHQGKPDLGLSEAERLITQEKAAALFGCYHSSVTETASMVAERMKVPFFNAESSSPRLTRRGFKWFFRSSPHDETFSEGMFQSLEDLEKKRGIKFKTIAVMYEDTLFGKDSSRIEKELAAKAGYKVVADIAYRSRATSLTPEVQKLKAANPDVLFPTSYASDAILLCKVSKDLDYNAPIIMAQNAGHTDPSFAEALGKNVDGICSRTEFSLDLAKHKPMLTEINELFKKRSGRDFSGTSARAFVGFFVLADAINRAGSTKPEAIREALIKTNMPAEQLITPWRGVKFDETGQNILVDAIVIQYQGGKPSTIWPFNLAAKEMIYPIPKWSERK from the coding sequence GAGTGATCTATCCCATGTCCGGCCCGACGGCTCAGGCCGGGGTCGACGACAAGCACGCCATCGAGCTGGCCCTGGATATTATCAACACAGACAAGTACAAACATTTAAACCTACCCCTCTCTAAAACTGTAGGCCTCCCCAATCTGAAAGGGGCCAAGATGTCCGTGACCATTGCCGATCATCAAGGCAAACCGGACCTTGGGCTGAGCGAGGCCGAGCGTCTGATCACTCAGGAGAAGGCCGCAGCCCTCTTCGGCTGCTACCACAGTTCAGTGACCGAGACCGCCAGCATGGTGGCCGAGCGCATGAAGGTCCCATTCTTCAATGCCGAGTCCTCTTCTCCCAGACTCACCCGTCGAGGGTTCAAATGGTTCTTCCGCAGCTCGCCCCACGACGAGACTTTTTCGGAGGGCATGTTCCAATCCTTGGAAGACCTTGAGAAGAAACGGGGGATTAAGTTCAAGACGATTGCCGTGATGTACGAGGATACCCTTTTCGGGAAAGACAGCAGCCGCATCGAGAAAGAATTGGCTGCCAAAGCTGGGTACAAGGTCGTTGCCGACATTGCCTATCGCTCCCGAGCCACCAGCCTCACCCCCGAGGTCCAGAAATTGAAAGCAGCCAACCCGGACGTTCTCTTCCCCACTTCTTACGCCTCGGATGCGATTCTCCTCTGCAAGGTCTCCAAGGACCTCGATTACAACGCCCCGATTATCATGGCTCAAAATGCCGGACACACGGATCCCTCCTTTGCGGAGGCTTTGGGGAAAAATGTCGATGGAATTTGCAGCCGCACGGAATTTTCTCTGGACTTGGCCAAACATAAACCCATGCTCACCGAAATCAATGAACTTTTCAAGAAACGTTCGGGAAGGGATTTCTCCGGGACCTCCGCCCGGGCCTTCGTGGGGTTCTTTGTTCTGGCCGATGCCATTAATCGGGCCGGCTCCACTAAGCCCGAAGCCATCCGCGAAGCCCTGATCAAGACCAACATGCCCGCCGAGCAATTGATCACCCCCTGGCGGGGCGTGAAGTTTGATGAAACGGGGCAGAACATCCTGGTGGATGCCATCGTCATCCAGTACCAGGGAGGAAAACCGTCCACGATCTGGCCCTTTAATCTGGCCGCCAAAGAAATGATCTACCCCATTCCCAAATGGTCTGAGAGAAAGTAA